The proteins below come from a single Hyperolius riggenbachi isolate aHypRig1 chromosome 8, aHypRig1.pri, whole genome shotgun sequence genomic window:
- the LOC137528825 gene encoding zinc finger and SCAN domain-containing protein 2-like → MKRKSRKSQKGSDNSSSYEPSKGETSNKTWTKAEHPPQTIDGKKIKKNRYACQLCEKTFKQRVHYLRHRKLHSGEYIYKCTECDKRLRDNTELKRHKSVHTGERPFPCSECGKSFVKKSYLELHKKTHTADWPFMCSECGKGFLLMSSLESHQVTHTGVRPYACPECRASFSFLASLKRHQLLHKGDKLHQCPECFKSFSRKFHLDRHVRIHTGEKPFECESCGKRFNRKWGLASHQRKVHDGNKCPAEPECSAESSDVTDNSDDW, encoded by the coding sequence ATGAAAAGGAAGAGCAGAAAGTCTCAGAAGGGGTCAGACAACAGCTCCAGTTACGAGCCATCCAAGGGTGAAACTAGCAACAAGACTTGGACCAAAGCAGAACATCCTCCCCAAACTATTGATggtaagaagataaagaagaaccgTTACGCATGTCAATTGTGTGAGAAGACTTTCAAACAGCGGGTCCATTACCTAAGACACCGAAAACTGCATTCTGGGGAATACATCTACAAGTGTACTGAGTGTGACAAACGGTTGAGAGACAATACGGAGTTGAAAAGGCACAAGAGTGTTCATACTGGAGAACGACCATTtccgtgttcagagtgtgggaaaagctttGTAAAGAAGAGCTACCTCGAGCTACACAAGAAGACGCACACAGCAGACTGGCCTTTcatgtgttcagagtgtgggaaaggttttcttTTAATGAGCAGTCTTGAATCCCACCAGGTGACTCACACAGGAGTCAGGCCATACGCCTGTCCTGAATGTAGAGCCAGTTTTTCATTCTTGGCATCCTTAAAGAGACATCAACTGCTTCACAAAGGGGATAAGCTACACCAATGTCCCGAGTGTTTCAAAAGCTTTAGTCGCAAGTTTCATCTAGACCGACACGTGAGGATTCACACCGGAGAAAAACCCTTTGAGTGCGAATCATGTGGGAAGAGGTTCAACAGGAAGTGGGGTCTAGCCTCGCACCAAAGAAAAGTTCACGACGGAAATAAATGTCCAGCTGAACCGGAATGTTCTGCAGAGTCGTCTGATGTAACTGATAACTCTGATGACTGGTGA